A stretch of the candidate division WOR-3 bacterium genome encodes the following:
- a CDS encoding SLBB domain-containing protein, whose amino-acid sequence MKKFSLLVIVLIAIALQSNATETQGTSDVNQEATFPKPVVSDEEYMLMPGDSLLVTITGATNYSYITGVTFEGKMTLNTPVASLPTMDGSYIPQYDVVAAIPVYGLTLKAAKDSVARAFSRYLRNFRLDLTLIGMRTFDVLVVGEVTNPGVVRALPIYRASRVIDDAGGINAIGSRAKIELRRQGRLYAKVNLTEFEKTGDALSNPFVQDGDVVIIPKMEQSVVVKGAVFGKREYELRVAELTAAREKSSEGLYELLEGERVADLVLKAGGLTPWADPIHTYIERNEDKLYINLSDVLVDTSSQQNIRLKTGDVLVVPSVNSVVYVQGQVVTPGSFPFQPNLRATDYIGIAGGPLGDASMGSAYVKRDNKKIDVDSDPLIEEGDVVFVPRKVFKFWQDYLEITAVIASLLISYLTLTK is encoded by the coding sequence ATGAAAAAATTCTCGCTGCTGGTCATTGTTTTGATTGCCATCGCCCTACAATCGAATGCAACCGAAACACAAGGAACATCTGATGTAAACCAGGAAGCAACATTTCCAAAACCGGTCGTATCTGATGAAGAATACATGCTCATGCCCGGTGACTCACTGCTTGTGACGATCACCGGCGCGACCAACTATTCCTATATCACAGGTGTCACCTTCGAGGGAAAGATGACCCTGAATACACCTGTGGCTTCACTCCCAACCATGGATGGGTCCTACATACCTCAATATGATGTAGTCGCGGCTATCCCCGTCTACGGATTGACTCTGAAGGCTGCCAAGGACTCGGTAGCCAGGGCGTTCTCCAGATACCTCAGGAATTTCAGGTTGGATCTCACCCTGATCGGCATGCGCACCTTTGATGTACTGGTGGTCGGCGAAGTGACTAACCCGGGCGTCGTCCGGGCGTTACCAATCTACCGGGCCTCAAGGGTCATCGATGACGCTGGCGGCATCAATGCAATCGGTTCGAGAGCAAAAATTGAACTGAGAAGACAAGGGCGCCTATATGCTAAAGTGAATCTCACAGAATTCGAAAAAACTGGTGATGCACTCTCGAATCCGTTCGTTCAAGACGGAGACGTGGTGATAATCCCAAAAATGGAACAATCAGTGGTCGTGAAGGGTGCGGTTTTCGGGAAGAGGGAGTACGAATTACGCGTAGCAGAACTCACTGCGGCGAGAGAAAAATCAAGCGAGGGGTTGTATGAGCTCCTGGAAGGCGAACGTGTCGCCGATCTAGTACTGAAAGCAGGTGGTCTTACACCCTGGGCTGACCCAATTCATACATATATCGAAAGAAACGAAGATAAACTCTACATCAATCTTTCAGACGTTCTTGTCGATACGAGCAGCCAACAGAACATAAGATTGAAAACCGGCGATGTTCTGGTTGTTCCATCCGTGAATTCCGTGGTCTACGTGCAGGGCCAAGTTGTCACCCCCGGATCTTTTCCGTTCCAACCCAACTTGCGAGCAACTGATTATATCGGCATCGCAGGCGGGCCCCTCGGCGACGCAAGTATGGGAAGCGCATACGTGAAGAGGGATAACAAAAAGATCGACGTAGACAGTGATCCGCTGATCGAGGAGGGCGATGTAGTCTTTGTGCCGCGAAAGGTTTTCAAATTCTGGCAGGACTATCTTGAAATCACAGCGGTCATCGCATCCCTTCTAATATCATATCTTACACTCACCAAATAG
- a CDS encoding TonB-dependent receptor: MSKLLLILTPLILYAGTVGKIAGRVLDGETNEPLIAVDVYIEALGAGGATDLEGYYFILNVPPGSYEVEASMIGYRAEIKKSVAVFSDRTTYVDFKLDPTVIELETPVVVVAKKPVIEIDMTSKETRITREQFDITPVEKPSEALALQGGVTTDAAGDLHVRGGRSGELAYYIEGIEVSNALLGSAPVLNKNLISEMSLLSGTFNAEYGNIMSGVVNIITPEGGREISTNLEYTSFLINSSPYRKKDWINDIDSSYYDAHRTFDSVSQEWISDYEVPDLMDSKDLHFLGEINGSIEGPVPGDRSTRFFIAGNYANQESYLPFGYDLTRSVNGKLTRRFGPNFKVLIDAQYIDDESQRYSHLYKYLYDNYLVSREKSMRGIIGLNHSPANNFFYNVRVGYIEDRFDTKVPSDSLDIFGSIEEPVSDNYSEFYISGYPQFRQEVKTKQYIAKADFNWQLGKMHSLKFGGEQSFYVFELANRQQLFPRTPIIYQQYEQKPRDAAIFVQDKIEHKYLVVNAGLRFDYSYPNADMWEDIEDPTSDVTDVKPQYQVSPRLGLSHPITDDAMLHFAYGHFFQMPPYEIMYFNSSYVANPEDIPRYGLVGNPRILPQRATAYEVGIKYAILDIYGVDVTLFLKDIKNLLSTTEVRTFPYNYIIYTNDDFGSVQGIDVTLQRELVSNIGFSINYTYQVARGNRSFAMQGFYDVYTGLPERIKEYFLDFDRRHTLASTFQFLLTERGGIGVNFRIASGLPYTPYISEGVVVEENSARMAWSYSLDILLHQGIQVGGALLEFFVSATNLTDAKNPLYVYSRSGEPWVTGEEAGGLMGSQDYIIDPSNVGPRRTIKAGLRTKL; encoded by the coding sequence ATGAGCAAATTACTACTGATTTTGACTCCCCTAATTCTATATGCAGGTACTGTAGGTAAGATAGCTGGTCGCGTACTCGACGGCGAGACAAATGAACCTTTGATTGCGGTCGACGTCTATATTGAGGCCCTCGGTGCGGGTGGTGCCACGGATTTGGAGGGGTACTACTTCATCCTGAATGTTCCTCCTGGTAGTTACGAAGTAGAGGCATCGATGATCGGCTATCGTGCTGAGATAAAAAAGTCGGTAGCGGTTTTTTCTGACCGTACCACTTATGTAGATTTCAAACTCGACCCCACGGTTATTGAACTTGAGACACCTGTGGTCGTTGTGGCAAAGAAACCGGTTATTGAGATAGACATGACCTCGAAAGAGACCCGTATTACACGGGAACAGTTCGACATTACCCCGGTCGAAAAACCTTCAGAAGCCCTGGCTCTCCAGGGCGGGGTAACCACTGACGCGGCTGGCGATCTCCACGTGCGCGGTGGCCGCAGCGGCGAACTGGCATACTATATTGAGGGGATCGAGGTTTCAAACGCCCTGTTGGGCAGTGCCCCGGTCCTCAACAAGAATCTCATCTCCGAAATGTCCCTTCTCTCAGGTACTTTCAATGCTGAGTACGGAAACATAATGAGCGGCGTTGTCAACATCATTACACCGGAAGGTGGTAGAGAGATATCAACAAATTTAGAGTACACTTCTTTTTTGATCAACTCGTCGCCGTATCGTAAGAAGGATTGGATCAACGATATCGATTCTTCTTACTATGACGCGCATCGCACTTTTGACTCCGTCTCGCAGGAGTGGATCTCGGATTACGAGGTGCCTGATTTGATGGATTCCAAGGATTTGCATTTTCTCGGTGAGATAAATGGAAGTATCGAAGGGCCGGTTCCCGGTGACCGTTCGACGCGCTTTTTCATCGCCGGCAATTATGCGAATCAGGAGTCCTATCTTCCTTTTGGCTACGATCTGACCCGGTCGGTCAATGGCAAGCTGACACGGAGATTCGGTCCCAATTTTAAAGTACTTATCGACGCGCAGTACATCGATGATGAATCGCAGCGCTACAGCCACTTATACAAGTATTTGTATGATAACTATCTGGTGAGTCGAGAAAAGAGTATGCGTGGTATCATTGGGTTGAATCATTCACCGGCAAACAATTTCTTCTACAACGTGCGTGTTGGGTATATAGAAGACAGATTCGATACAAAGGTGCCATCGGATAGTTTAGACATATTTGGCTCCATCGAAGAGCCGGTCAGTGATAATTACTCTGAATTCTACATCTCGGGTTACCCGCAATTCCGTCAGGAAGTGAAAACCAAACAGTACATTGCGAAAGCCGACTTCAACTGGCAGCTGGGCAAAATGCACAGCCTGAAATTTGGCGGAGAACAAAGCTTCTACGTTTTTGAACTGGCGAACCGGCAGCAATTGTTCCCGCGGACGCCGATCATATATCAGCAGTATGAGCAGAAACCACGTGATGCGGCAATCTTCGTCCAGGATAAGATCGAGCACAAGTATCTCGTGGTAAATGCTGGCTTGCGTTTTGACTACAGCTACCCGAATGCTGATATGTGGGAGGATATAGAGGACCCTACATCTGATGTCACCGATGTGAAACCGCAGTACCAGGTTTCTCCAAGGCTGGGCCTTTCTCATCCTATAACCGATGATGCGATGCTTCATTTCGCTTACGGCCATTTCTTCCAGATGCCGCCTTATGAGATCATGTATTTTAACAGCAGCTACGTGGCCAACCCCGAGGACATCCCGCGGTACGGATTGGTCGGTAACCCGCGCATATTGCCCCAGCGTGCGACCGCGTATGAGGTTGGCATAAAGTATGCGATCCTGGATATCTACGGCGTCGATGTTACACTTTTCCTGAAGGATATCAAGAACCTGCTTTCGACGACCGAAGTGCGTACGTTTCCGTACAATTACATAATCTACACGAACGATGATTTCGGGAGCGTGCAGGGGATCGATGTTACGTTGCAGAGGGAACTCGTATCCAATATCGGCTTTAGCATTAACTACACTTATCAAGTGGCGCGCGGTAACCGCTCGTTCGCGATGCAGGGTTTCTATGATGTCTACACTGGTCTGCCCGAGCGCATAAAGGAATACTTCCTTGATTTTGACCGCCGACACACGCTCGCGTCAACGTTCCAATTTCTCCTGACAGAGCGGGGCGGTATCGGTGTCAATTTCAGGATTGCGAGTGGATTACCTTACACACCTTATATCAGTGAAGGCGTAGTCGTTGAAGAGAATTCCGCACGCATGGCCTGGTCGTATTCGCTGGACATCCTTCTTCATCAGGGTATTCAGGTTGGCGGCGCACTGCTTGAGTTCTTCGTCAGCGCCACGAATCTGACCGATGCAAAGAATCCTCTTTACGTCTATTCACGCAGCGGTGAGCCGTGGGTGACTGGCGAGGAAGCAGGTGGACTAATGGGCTCGCAAGACTATATCATCGATCCTTCGAACGTCGGACCAAGAAGAACGATCAAAGCCGGTCTGAGAACAAAACTGTGA
- a CDS encoding PorV/PorQ family protein: MVKMITRIMKMVALVVMISLSLGFCFTKVGTTAAPFLKIEYGARPVAMGGAFVALANDPSGIYYNPAGIAEIKTAHFMGGYTVWFADLKYNYATFILPTQRMNFALWGSFLYSDEIEVTTVENPEGTGQEFSYVDGLLGITVSAFLSDRLSIGISGKYIQQKLFNESASTFALDVGSILRTPLKGARLGMCLANYGGRMQLFGNDLIVQTDPWPEYTGNPEVEARLTTESFPLPLAFKLGIAVDLFGPGEAFANSEVHRVTLAVDGIHPNDGEEKLQFGIEYGLYNTLFLRGGYKVNYDTQKYTAGAGMKFSIGQRTFAFDYAYVDMDVLEATHRFSLFIGF; the protein is encoded by the coding sequence ATGGTGAAAATGATAACACGCATAATGAAAATGGTTGCCCTTGTGGTCATGATATCCCTTTCCCTGGGTTTCTGTTTCACTAAGGTTGGTACTACAGCGGCACCTTTCCTGAAGATCGAGTATGGTGCGCGGCCTGTGGCGATGGGCGGTGCATTCGTGGCTTTGGCTAATGATCCATCCGGGATATACTACAATCCTGCCGGCATTGCTGAGATCAAGACTGCTCACTTCATGGGTGGCTATACTGTATGGTTTGCCGATCTGAAATACAACTATGCCACGTTCATATTGCCGACTCAAAGGATGAACTTTGCCCTCTGGGGTTCTTTCCTATATTCTGATGAAATTGAGGTTACTACAGTAGAGAATCCTGAGGGTACTGGGCAGGAATTCAGTTATGTAGACGGTCTGCTCGGTATTACGGTGTCAGCATTTCTGTCAGACCGGCTTTCAATTGGGATCTCAGGCAAGTATATCCAGCAGAAGTTGTTCAATGAAAGCGCTTCAACATTTGCCCTGGATGTTGGTTCAATACTGCGTACACCTTTGAAAGGTGCACGACTGGGAATGTGTCTGGCGAACTACGGCGGGCGGATGCAGCTGTTCGGTAACGATCTTATCGTGCAGACAGATCCCTGGCCTGAATATACGGGTAACCCGGAAGTCGAAGCGAGGCTTACAACAGAATCATTTCCGCTGCCGCTCGCCTTCAAACTGGGTATTGCAGTCGACCTTTTTGGTCCTGGGGAGGCGTTCGCAAATAGTGAAGTTCACCGGGTGACGCTGGCAGTGGATGGAATACATCCAAACGATGGCGAAGAGAAATTACAGTTCGGCATAGAGTATGGTCTCTATAACACGCTCTTTCTCCGCGGTGGGTACAAGGTCAATTATGATACCCAGAAATACACCGCGGGTGCGGGCATGAAGTTCAGTATCGGACAGCGAACCTTCGCATTCGATTATGCCTACGTTGATATGGATGTGCTGGAAGCCACACATCGTTTTTCACTTTTTATCGGGTTCTGA
- a CDS encoding T9SS type A sorting domain-containing protein — MKLLCTVMLLSSMLFGQILYEEHFTGGATQLQWDPWVIYTTMDVVNDPTTPGGDSWIGSVSNDSAPIAAMYAGSYDLNDYIAEAWIFTEVSPAMGSYNGLCVRIDTATGVNALYHLVSDFDNSARLMLRHITGATPSIIREWTSGEIPGGIPASSSWHKFKIKIVADSIWAYYDDVELPDCPFIDNRVTKGFFGIYFFNALAFSSTNCDDIVVTGPTGISEYGSESVSSFRVYPNPFRTTTAIRYQIPDIGNPSLMIYDAAGRLVRDISSQVSVIGDQVSVSWDGRDASGNAVTPGVYFIADGIGNGLEKVIKLP, encoded by the coding sequence ATGAAGTTATTATGTACAGTCATGTTGTTGAGCAGCATGCTCTTCGGTCAAATACTTTATGAAGAGCATTTTACGGGTGGTGCCACTCAGCTGCAATGGGATCCCTGGGTTATATACACGACAATGGATGTGGTCAATGATCCCACCACTCCTGGCGGTGATTCGTGGATAGGCAGTGTTTCAAATGATTCTGCTCCGATCGCCGCTATGTACGCGGGCAGCTACGACCTCAACGATTATATCGCTGAGGCATGGATTTTTACCGAAGTCAGCCCGGCAATGGGATCATACAACGGGCTATGCGTGAGGATCGACACGGCGACCGGCGTGAATGCATTGTATCACCTGGTTTCAGATTTTGACAACAGCGCAAGGTTGATGTTGCGTCATATCACCGGTGCCACGCCTTCGATTATCAGGGAATGGACGTCCGGAGAGATCCCCGGAGGAATACCGGCCTCATCGTCCTGGCACAAGTTCAAGATAAAGATCGTAGCAGATTCGATCTGGGCATATTACGATGATGTCGAACTACCAGACTGTCCGTTCATCGACAATCGCGTGACAAAGGGCTTCTTCGGAATATATTTCTTCAATGCACTTGCTTTCAGTTCGACCAACTGTGATGATATCGTTGTAACCGGTCCGACCGGTATCAGTGAATATGGTTCCGAGTCAGTAAGTTCCTTCAGAGTCTATCCGAACCCTTTCCGCACCACGACAGCTATCAGATATCAGATACCAGATATCGGAAATCCGTCACTCATGATATATGATGCGGCAGGACGGCTAGTCAGGGATATTTCAAGTCAGGTATCTGTTATCGGTGATCAGGTATCGGTAAGCTGGGACGGTCGGGATGCCTCAGGTAATGCGGTTACGCCCGGTGTGTATTTTATTGCCGATGGTATTGGTAACGGACTTGAAAAAGTGATCAAACTGCCTTAG
- a CDS encoding T9SS type A sorting domain-containing protein, with translation MIRLMIILFCLTSLFGAGIEDIPILKWADPSGSRPGTYEEWMEDHPYSQFHYILNRVYQGDGRLGNVAVLTEQTIAQYLETEIEQLAQSLTAEGYTVFDYQTSGGTPETLRTFLQEIYSTDGIEGVLMIGNMPVAWFEVYDYGGSLAQFPMDLFYMDLDGTWLDTISTGNGKYDGHVGNTNLEIYVGRLLPTGIGLDTLVLRKYFAKDKRYREGSMNLQKRALVFVDDDWVPWAPTWANDVSLLFPDTTNYWHPETTRASLYRTRLDSLQAWVSVFAHSSPSIHQFSYNSGSQYDYYYAYEYINQNPPTNFYNFFACSFCRYTQAGYGGGQAIFNEDYGIGAIGSTKSGSMLDFQFFYRPLGEYKTMGEAFRYWFDCIYDSIGITLERVCWHYGMTLLGDPFLKPTGHSTQIAENVINTLPGTELSVSNPVSDQINLSLLLDDAQHINLVLYDCLGRKINTIYSGRFNAGNNSMLLSMRDMNGMSLPTGIYLLRAEIGTDAITRKIVKIE, from the coding sequence ATGATTCGACTCATGATAATATTGTTTTGCCTGACTTCGTTATTTGGTGCTGGCATAGAAGACATTCCAATACTCAAATGGGCAGATCCATCAGGCAGCAGGCCCGGTACTTATGAAGAATGGATGGAAGATCATCCTTACAGTCAATTCCACTACATACTGAACAGAGTGTACCAGGGTGACGGCCGTCTCGGTAATGTTGCCGTTCTTACGGAACAAACCATCGCCCAGTATCTGGAAACCGAGATCGAACAACTGGCACAATCATTGACCGCCGAGGGCTACACCGTATTCGACTACCAGACTTCAGGAGGCACGCCCGAGACGCTACGGACCTTTCTGCAAGAAATATACAGCACCGATGGGATCGAAGGTGTCCTGATGATTGGAAACATGCCGGTCGCATGGTTTGAAGTATACGATTACGGCGGAAGTCTGGCCCAGTTCCCCATGGACCTTTTCTACATGGATCTGGACGGCACCTGGCTCGATACCATAAGCACTGGTAACGGAAAATACGACGGACATGTTGGAAACACCAACCTCGAAATATATGTTGGAAGGTTGCTCCCGACCGGTATTGGCCTCGACACGCTCGTATTGAGAAAATACTTCGCTAAGGACAAAAGATACCGCGAAGGTTCGATGAATTTGCAGAAACGTGCGCTCGTCTTTGTTGATGACGACTGGGTACCCTGGGCTCCGACGTGGGCAAATGACGTATCACTACTTTTCCCTGATACCACAAATTACTGGCATCCAGAAACGACCAGGGCATCGTTATACCGGACAAGACTCGACAGCTTGCAGGCATGGGTCTCGGTATTTGCCCATTCATCACCCAGCATACACCAATTCTCCTATAATAGTGGTTCCCAGTATGATTATTACTATGCCTATGAATACATAAACCAGAACCCGCCAACAAACTTCTATAATTTCTTCGCGTGCTCTTTCTGCCGTTACACACAAGCCGGCTATGGCGGCGGTCAGGCCATCTTTAACGAAGACTATGGAATAGGTGCGATCGGTTCAACCAAATCCGGTAGCATGCTCGACTTTCAATTCTTCTACCGACCGTTGGGTGAATACAAAACAATGGGCGAAGCATTCCGTTATTGGTTTGACTGCATTTACGATTCCATCGGCATAACACTTGAAAGAGTTTGCTGGCATTATGGAATGACACTACTCGGTGATCCTTTTCTTAAACCGACCGGACACAGCACACAGATAGCAGAAAACGTTATCAATACACTTCCTGGTACCGAACTTTCTGTCAGTAATCCGGTGAGCGACCAAATCAACCTAAGCCTGCTACTCGATGATGCACAACACATCAACCTGGTTCTTTACGATTGTCTTGGACGCAAAATCAATACAATCTACAGTGGCAGGTTTAATGCCGGTAATAATAGCATGCTGCTGAGCATGAGAGACATGAACGGCATGTCTCTGCCCACCGGCATATATCTGCTAAGAGCGGAGATCGGTACGGACGCCATCACGCGAAAAATAGTCAAGATCGAATAA
- a CDS encoding UvrD-helicase domain-containing protein, whose protein sequence is MDELLAQLNSEQSKAVKITKGPILILAGAGSGKTRVITYRIAYLIKNKKVAPKNILAITFTNKAAGEMQSRIQALLGSDHEVWIRTFHSTCAKILRGGAERIGIKNNFVIYDEYDQLSVIKECLSDLEIDAKAFSPAYVAAVINNTKENLSSASTIEDDTLRHIYNLYNKKLSEYNALDFDDLIMKVVELFKIDADILEYYQNKFKYILVDEYQDTNRAQYVLTKMLADKHRNLCVVGDDDQSIYSWRGAEIRNILDFEADFPDTTVIKLQQNYRSTRRILKAASAVVSNNEYRKSKTLWCENETGEKIVFFDADDSYTEAAYVARKIMELRLRGVNLGDIAVFYRVNYQSRLFEECFITYRIPYEVVGSLRFYERAEIKNVLAYLRVINNPLDAVSLRRIINVPSRKIGHETMEKIMAYGEKKGISSYEVLHEIDSIKKINTGTRKRIKDFTKMMDRYINAQQRMDIYELALQVVKDSGYLTSLSEDKTERDYVRRKNVEELLISMKEYVRERPQATLNDYLEEVSLRSDIDDWNDSTERVNLMTLHNAKGLEFDVVFITGFEDGLIPHYKSQQDPRQYEEERRLLYVGITRARKLLHMTYARQRDMFRAGPSYTELSPFYDEIPRDLMCAGYGVD, encoded by the coding sequence ATGGACGAGTTGCTTGCGCAATTGAATTCTGAACAAAGTAAGGCCGTCAAGATCACCAAGGGGCCGATCTTGATACTGGCCGGAGCTGGCAGTGGGAAGACGAGAGTGATCACCTACCGGATTGCATATCTGATAAAGAACAAGAAAGTAGCCCCGAAGAACATACTTGCCATAACGTTCACGAACAAGGCAGCTGGTGAGATGCAATCGAGGATTCAGGCGCTCCTGGGAAGCGACCATGAAGTCTGGATAAGGACATTCCATTCGACATGCGCCAAGATCTTGCGGGGTGGAGCAGAGAGAATTGGTATCAAGAACAATTTTGTGATATATGATGAATACGATCAGCTCAGTGTCATAAAAGAGTGTCTGTCCGACCTTGAAATAGACGCAAAAGCTTTTTCACCGGCGTATGTTGCCGCGGTAATCAATAACACAAAAGAAAATCTGTCATCGGCCAGCACGATCGAGGATGATACACTGAGGCATATATACAATTTATATAATAAGAAATTGTCCGAATACAATGCGCTCGATTTTGATGATTTGATAATGAAGGTCGTGGAACTCTTCAAGATTGATGCAGACATCCTGGAATACTATCAAAACAAATTCAAATACATCCTCGTTGATGAGTACCAGGACACCAATCGAGCGCAGTACGTGCTCACAAAAATGCTGGCAGATAAACACCGGAATCTCTGCGTCGTGGGGGATGACGACCAGTCAATTTATTCCTGGCGCGGTGCCGAGATCAGGAATATACTCGATTTCGAAGCAGATTTTCCAGATACGACCGTAATCAAGTTGCAGCAGAACTACCGTTCGACAAGGAGGATCCTCAAAGCTGCTTCTGCAGTGGTTAGTAATAATGAGTACCGTAAATCGAAAACCCTCTGGTGCGAAAACGAAACAGGGGAGAAGATCGTTTTTTTTGACGCCGATGATTCCTATACTGAAGCAGCCTATGTTGCGCGTAAGATAATGGAATTGAGATTGAGGGGTGTCAATCTCGGCGATATCGCGGTATTCTATCGGGTTAATTACCAGTCGAGGTTGTTTGAGGAGTGTTTCATAACATATCGCATTCCATATGAGGTAGTTGGATCTTTACGTTTCTATGAACGGGCTGAGATCAAGAACGTGCTTGCCTATCTTCGCGTCATAAATAATCCGCTCGATGCCGTGAGTTTGAGAAGGATAATAAATGTCCCGTCGCGTAAGATCGGTCATGAGACCATGGAGAAGATAATGGCTTACGGTGAAAAAAAGGGTATCAGCAGTTATGAAGTACTACACGAGATAGACAGTATCAAGAAGATAAATACGGGTACACGTAAGAGAATAAAGGACTTCACGAAAATGATGGATCGGTACATCAATGCACAGCAGCGAATGGACATCTATGAGTTGGCACTGCAGGTAGTCAAGGATAGCGGATATTTGACCAGTCTCAGTGAAGACAAGACCGAGCGCGATTACGTGCGGCGCAAAAATGTGGAAGAATTGCTCATTTCGATGAAGGAATACGTAAGGGAAAGACCGCAAGCAACTCTCAATGATTATCTCGAGGAAGTGTCATTACGCAGTGATATCGATGACTGGAACGATTCCACCGAACGGGTGAATTTGATGACCCTGCATAATGCCAAAGGACTGGAATTCGATGTCGTCTTCATTACGGGATTCGAGGATGGTCTGATCCCCCACTACAAATCACAGCAAGATCCAAGGCAATACGAGGAAGAGCGAAGGCTTTTGTATGTTGGCATTACACGGGCGCGTAAGTTGTTACACATGACCTATGCCCGACAGCGGGATATGTTCCGTGCCGGGCCGAGTTACACAGAGCTATCGCCGTTCTATGACGAAATTCCGCGTGATCTAATGTGTGCCGGATACGGTGTTGATTGA
- a CDS encoding aminotransferase class V-fold PLP-dependent enzyme, whose product MAEYVEFRRLFPITDNCIYFNHAGTGPMSLPAQRAVEQCLGVYSSQAEFDTERYFSMIREARSTVARFINAIPEEIAFTHNTSEGIYIALCNLPFSENDMILVMDEVFPAVRYVVDHNLPHVKKKYIPFAGQDPIAVVGSNMDKRLKAVVVDYVQFLSGETIDLQRLSEFTSERGLYLVVDGIQGVGAMSFDAAESKVDFLACGSAKWLFGPSGAGFLYVNKRNFDKLRCQHTGWLGAGWTGFEDITRNPPLYEDARKYEMGTRNVIGIQALSENINILLQYGMTQVEARILKLKSLLRDSFEDLGLRILTPASGKQSGILTVCPPVGVEGLYHRLKEAGMIVSMRNQSLRFSPHFYNSEEEVEQVVETIAQYRV is encoded by the coding sequence ATGGCGGAATACGTTGAATTTCGTAGGCTTTTTCCGATCACAGATAACTGCATATATTTCAATCACGCGGGAACCGGACCAATGTCTCTGCCTGCTCAACGTGCCGTCGAACAGTGCTTGGGTGTATACTCGAGCCAGGCGGAATTCGATACCGAGAGGTATTTTTCGATGATCCGGGAGGCACGTTCAACCGTGGCGCGTTTTATTAATGCAATACCAGAAGAAATAGCATTCACTCATAATACCTCCGAGGGTATATACATCGCTTTGTGTAATCTGCCATTCAGTGAGAATGATATGATACTGGTAATGGATGAAGTTTTTCCCGCTGTGAGATATGTCGTAGACCACAACCTACCACATGTCAAAAAGAAATATATCCCTTTCGCAGGGCAGGACCCCATTGCCGTTGTGGGATCAAATATGGACAAGAGGTTAAAGGCCGTTGTGGTAGATTATGTTCAATTCCTGAGCGGTGAAACGATCGACCTGCAGCGGCTTAGCGAGTTCACGAGCGAACGTGGCCTGTATCTTGTTGTCGACGGCATACAGGGAGTTGGTGCCATGAGTTTCGACGCGGCAGAGAGCAAGGTGGATTTTCTCGCATGTGGAAGTGCCAAATGGCTGTTCGGACCGAGCGGCGCAGGGTTTCTTTATGTGAACAAGCGAAACTTCGATAAATTGAGGTGCCAGCATACTGGCTGGCTTGGTGCTGGTTGGACTGGATTTGAAGACATCACGAGAAACCCTCCTTTATATGAAGATGCGAGAAAATATGAGATGGGTACAAGAAATGTAATTGGAATACAGGCATTATCTGAGAATATTAACATATTACTTCAATATGGTATGACTCAAGTCGAGGCGCGTATATTAAAACTTAAAAGCCTCCTGCGAGACTCCTTTGAAGATTTGGGATTGAGAATATTGACACCAGCCTCAGGTAAGCAGTCCGGCATCCTAACAGTTTGTCCACCGGTAGGAGTCGAGGGTCTCTATCATCGCCTGAAAGAGGCCGGGATGATCGTATCAATGCGCAATCAGAGCCTTCGGTTCTCACCCCATTTCTACAATAGCGAAGAAGAAGTGGAGCAGGTAGTTGAGACGATCGCTCAATACCGGGTTTGA